A single region of the Streptomyces sp. NBC_01803 genome encodes:
- a CDS encoding NAD(P)-dependent alcohol dehydrogenase: MKAVQYREIGAAPEVVTVPEPEPGPGQVLLKVAAAGVCHSDIAVMSWPAETFPYALPLTLGHEGTGTVEALGEGVIGLAEGDPVAVYGPQGCGRCAKCAEGKENYCLRAAELGIYPPGLGAPGAMAEYLLIDDARFLLPLAGLDPVTSVPLTDAGLTPYHAIKRSLPKLVADSTAVVIGTGGLGHVAIQLLRALTPSRVVALDVSEEKLALAREVGAHETVLSDEHAPEHVRRLTGGLGAQAVFDFVGAQATVTTAGAVAAVEGDVAIVGIGGGALPVGISTTAFDVEVTAPYWGSRGELGEVLALARAGAVEVQVETYGIDEAPLAYERLHAGQVNGRAVILPHG, encoded by the coding sequence ATGAAGGCAGTCCAGTACCGGGAGATAGGCGCCGCGCCCGAGGTCGTCACCGTGCCGGAGCCCGAGCCGGGACCGGGACAGGTACTGCTGAAGGTCGCCGCCGCGGGCGTGTGCCACTCCGACATCGCTGTGATGAGCTGGCCCGCCGAGACCTTCCCGTACGCGCTGCCGCTCACCCTCGGCCACGAGGGCACGGGCACGGTGGAGGCGCTGGGCGAGGGGGTCATCGGCCTCGCCGAGGGCGACCCGGTCGCCGTCTACGGCCCGCAGGGCTGCGGGCGGTGTGCCAAGTGCGCCGAGGGCAAGGAGAACTACTGCCTGCGCGCCGCCGAACTGGGCATCTACCCGCCCGGCCTGGGCGCCCCCGGCGCCATGGCCGAGTACCTGCTGATCGACGACGCGCGGTTCCTGCTGCCGCTGGCCGGGCTCGACCCGGTGACGTCGGTGCCGCTGACCGACGCCGGGCTGACGCCCTACCACGCGATCAAGCGCTCACTGCCCAAGCTGGTGGCCGACTCCACGGCCGTGGTGATCGGCACCGGCGGCCTCGGGCATGTCGCCATCCAACTCCTGCGCGCGCTGACCCCGAGCCGGGTCGTCGCGCTGGACGTCTCCGAGGAGAAGCTCGCACTGGCCCGCGAGGTCGGGGCGCACGAGACCGTGCTCTCGGACGAACACGCCCCCGAGCACGTCCGGCGGCTGACCGGCGGGCTCGGCGCGCAGGCGGTCTTCGACTTCGTGGGCGCCCAGGCCACCGTCACCACGGCGGGCGCGGTCGCCGCCGTGGAGGGCGATGTGGCGATCGTCGGCATCGGCGGCGGGGCGCTGCCGGTCGGCATCAGCACCACGGCGTTCGACGTGGAGGTGACCGCGCCGTACTGGGGCAGCCGGGGCGAGCTGGGCGAGGTGCTGGCCCTGGCCAGGGCCGGTGCCGTCGAGGTCCAGGTGGAGACGTACGGCATTGACGAAGCACCGCTGGCCTACGAGCGGCTGCACGCCGGACAGGTCAACGGCCGCGCCGTCATCCTGCCCCACGGATGA
- the serA gene encoding phosphoglycerate dehydrogenase, translating to MSKPVVLIAEELSPATVDALGPDFEIRHCDGANRAELLSAIADVDAVLIRSATKVDAEAIAATRRLKVVARAGVGLDNVDVAAATKAGVMVVNAPTSNIVTAAELACGLLISTARSIPQANAALKNGEWKRSKYTGVELSEKTLGVVGLGRIGLLVAQRMAAFGMQVVAYDPYVQPARAAQLGVKLLTLDELLATADFISVHLPKTPETLGLIGDEALHKVKPSVRIVNAARGGIVDEAALLSALKEGRVAGAGLDVYATEPCTDSPLFEFDTVVCTPHLGASTGEAQEKAGISVAKSVRLALAGELVPDAVNVQGGVIAQDVRPGLPLAEKLGRIFTALAGEVAQRLDVEVCGEITQHDVKILELSALKGVFEDVVAETVSYVNAPLFAQERGVEVRLTTSSESPDHRNLITVRGTLTSGEVVSVSGTLAGPKYLQKIVAIGQHTVDLAVADHMAFLRYTDRPGIVGALGRILGEAEINIAGMQVARAEEGGEALIALTVDGTIPAPVLAEIADEIGATSARGVNLTD from the coding sequence GTGAGCAAGCCTGTCGTACTCATCGCCGAAGAGCTTTCCCCCGCGACCGTCGACGCCTTGGGCCCGGATTTCGAGATCCGGCACTGCGACGGCGCGAACCGCGCCGAGTTGCTGAGCGCGATCGCGGATGTGGACGCCGTCCTGATCCGCAGCGCCACCAAGGTGGACGCCGAGGCGATCGCCGCCACCCGCCGCCTCAAGGTCGTCGCCCGCGCGGGCGTCGGCCTGGACAACGTGGACGTGGCCGCCGCCACCAAGGCGGGCGTGATGGTCGTCAACGCCCCCACCTCGAACATTGTCACCGCCGCCGAGCTCGCCTGCGGCCTGCTCATCTCCACGGCGCGCAGCATCCCGCAGGCCAACGCCGCGCTGAAGAACGGCGAGTGGAAGCGGAGCAAGTACACCGGCGTCGAGCTGTCCGAGAAGACCCTCGGCGTCGTCGGCCTGGGCCGCATCGGGCTGCTGGTCGCCCAGCGCATGGCCGCGTTCGGCATGCAGGTCGTGGCCTACGACCCCTATGTGCAGCCTGCCCGCGCCGCGCAGCTCGGCGTCAAGCTGCTCACCCTGGACGAGCTGCTCGCCACCGCCGACTTCATCAGCGTCCACCTGCCGAAGACGCCCGAGACCCTGGGCCTCATCGGCGATGAGGCGCTGCACAAGGTCAAGCCGTCGGTCCGCATCGTCAACGCGGCCCGCGGCGGCATCGTGGACGAGGCCGCCCTGCTCAGCGCCCTGAAGGAGGGCCGGGTGGCCGGCGCCGGTCTCGACGTCTACGCGACCGAGCCCTGTACGGACTCGCCGCTGTTCGAGTTCGACACCGTGGTCTGCACCCCGCACCTGGGCGCCTCGACCGGCGAGGCCCAGGAGAAGGCCGGCATCTCCGTCGCCAAGTCGGTGCGGTTGGCGCTGGCCGGCGAGCTGGTGCCCGACGCGGTCAACGTGCAGGGCGGCGTCATCGCCCAGGACGTGCGGCCGGGGCTGCCGCTGGCCGAGAAGCTGGGCCGCATCTTCACCGCCCTGGCCGGCGAGGTCGCCCAGCGGCTCGACGTCGAGGTGTGCGGCGAGATCACCCAGCACGACGTCAAGATCCTGGAGTTGTCCGCGCTCAAGGGCGTCTTCGAGGACGTGGTGGCCGAGACGGTGTCGTATGTCAACGCGCCCCTCTTCGCGCAGGAGCGCGGTGTCGAGGTGCGGCTGACCACCAGCTCCGAGTCGCCCGACCACCGGAACCTGATCACCGTGCGCGGCACCCTCACCAGCGGCGAGGTCGTGTCCGTCTCGGGCACCCTGGCCGGGCCGAAGTACCTGCAGAAGATCGTCGCCATCGGCCAGCACACCGTGGATCTCGCGGTCGCCGACCACATGGCGTTCCTCCGCTACACCGACCGCCCCGGCATCGTCGGTGCCCTCGGCCGCATCCTGGGCGAGGCCGAGATCAACATCGCGGGCATGCAGGTGGCCCGCGCCGAGGAGGGCGGCGAGGCGCTGATCGCCCTGACCGTGGACGGCACCATCCCGGCGCCGGTGCTCGCCGAGATCGCCGACGAGATCGGCGCCACCTCGGCCCGCGGGGTCAACCTCACCGACTGA